The following proteins are encoded in a genomic region of alpha proteobacterium U9-1i:
- a CDS encoding hypothetical protein (ribulose-5-phosphate 4-epimerase and related epimerases and aldolases) gives MTADTAACKVAPNPVEARLRRDLAAAYRLVAMYGWDDLLFTHLSVRIPGPEHHFLLNPFGLMFEEVTASSLVKVDLDGNIVEPTEFLVNSAGFTIHSAVHAGREDAHCVIHIHTVAGTGVSCQEHGLLPIHQEAMLIQSQLAYHDYEGVAFNHEERPRLVADLADKNYMILRNHGTLTVGRSVAEAFSRMYHLERACQMQIAALAGPGRVIAPGEDVQAVTRAQGEGNQQMAADNYIWPALLRKLDRLGADYAR, from the coding sequence ATGACGGCTGACACTGCTGCGTGCAAAGTAGCGCCCAATCCAGTCGAGGCACGGCTGCGCCGCGATCTGGCGGCGGCCTATCGCCTTGTGGCGATGTATGGCTGGGATGATCTTCTGTTCACGCATCTCTCGGTCCGCATTCCAGGGCCGGAGCATCATTTTTTGCTCAATCCTTTCGGGCTGATGTTCGAAGAGGTGACTGCGTCGTCTCTGGTGAAGGTCGATTTGGATGGCAATATCGTCGAGCCGACCGAATTCCTCGTAAACAGCGCCGGCTTCACAATCCATTCCGCGGTTCACGCCGGGCGCGAGGACGCGCATTGCGTCATCCACATTCATACGGTCGCGGGGACGGGCGTCTCCTGCCAAGAGCATGGGCTGTTGCCGATCCATCAAGAGGCGATGTTGATCCAGTCGCAGCTCGCCTATCACGATTATGAGGGCGTGGCCTTCAATCACGAGGAGCGCCCGCGTCTTGTCGCCGATTTGGCGGATAAGAACTACATGATCCTGCGCAATCACGGGACGCTGACTGTCGGCCGCTCGGTCGCGGAGGCGTTCTCGCGCATGTATCACCTTGAACGCGCCTGTCAGATGCAAATCGCGGCGCTCGCCGGGCCTGGCCGCGTGATTGCGCCCGGCGAGGACGTGCAGGCGGTGACGCGTGCGCAGGGCGAGGGCAACCAGCAAATGGCGGCCGACAATTACATTTGGCCGGCGCTTTTGCGCAAACTGGATCGGCTCGGCGCTGACTACGCGCGCTGA
- a CDS encoding syrP-like protein, with protein sequence MADSATRTEAANYGLPADVTAAPYDEHGLPLMVYPLTDALKTDPKAAIDWYLTHREKVEAQLPHFGGVVLRGFAIPNTDTFNAMIDCYQTDPHGYAGGLTPRSNVSGKVFEASRVPADQKIILHQEMGYLPAFPRMLAFYCLLASETGGCTTIGDMRRYQKQIPQKLLDSVRERGVLYRRNYRAPGPVADPLIALFRREWTEVLQVQTKEEAEAACRGVGCTPVWEEDGSLSMHYRAPGFVRHSITGEEVWFAQVQGMHFNAARLAENYDKIVTAFPAGRPRPIEILYGDGGDIPEDLVTPLYEILDNLAVNIPYEHGDFMLLDNIYTAHGRQPYTGNRNVQVGLMF encoded by the coding sequence ATGGCGGACAGTGCGACACGCACGGAAGCAGCGAATTATGGCTTGCCAGCCGATGTCACTGCCGCGCCCTACGACGAGCACGGATTGCCGCTGATGGTGTATCCGCTGACGGACGCATTGAAAACGGACCCAAAAGCGGCGATCGATTGGTATCTAACGCATCGCGAAAAAGTCGAAGCCCAGTTGCCGCACTTCGGCGGCGTCGTCTTGCGCGGCTTCGCCATTCCGAACACCGACACCTTCAACGCGATGATCGATTGTTACCAAACCGATCCGCACGGCTACGCCGGCGGATTGACGCCGCGCAGCAACGTCTCGGGCAAAGTGTTCGAAGCTTCACGCGTGCCGGCTGACCAGAAAATCATCCTTCACCAAGAGATGGGCTATTTGCCGGCCTTTCCGCGGATGCTGGCGTTCTATTGTTTGCTGGCGTCGGAAACCGGCGGCTGCACAACCATTGGCGATATGCGTCGCTATCAGAAGCAGATCCCACAAAAGTTGCTGGATTCCGTGCGTGAGCGCGGCGTTCTCTATCGGCGCAATTATCGCGCGCCGGGACCGGTGGCCGATCCGCTGATCGCGCTGTTCCGCCGCGAATGGACGGAGGTGCTGCAAGTCCAAACCAAAGAGGAGGCCGAAGCGGCCTGCCGTGGCGTGGGCTGCACGCCGGTGTGGGAAGAAGATGGCTCGCTCTCGATGCATTATCGCGCGCCGGGCTTCGTGCGCCATTCGATCACCGGCGAAGAGGTATGGTTCGCACAAGTGCAAGGCATGCATTTCAATGCGGCGCGCCTTGCTGAAAATTACGACAAGATCGTCACGGCGTTCCCGGCTGGACGTCCGCGCCCGATCGAAATCTTGTATGGCGACGGCGGCGATATTCCGGAAGATTTGGTGACGCCGCTCTACGAGATTCTCGACAATCTCGCAGTCAACATTCCTTACGAGCATGGCGACTTCATGCTGCTCGACAACATTTACACCGCTCATGGGCGTCAGCCCTACACCGGCAATCGCAACGTGCAGGTCGGGCTGATGTTCTAG
- a CDS encoding oxidoreductase: MNKRLRVGILGAAHINKVAILDAAAGAPGFVPTAIASRSLDKAQAYAAEHGIAHAFGDYHAAIASHDVDAIYIPLPNSQHVEWSIAALEAGKPVLCEKPLAMNADEARTLRDTVDRTGGVFVEAFHYRYHTFIRRIKQLIDAGAIGDLKSLSIIGHVPGARMKADNIRRNAALGGGVTMDLGVYAIDAMRYLVGETPRVVSAKAELSLPEIDGAMHAELAFPNGVTADFHVSHISPHPETESAISIVGSEGAIHATRPYLPHNSGELRLQTAKMELLEHADAMTTYMFQARAFIEHAARERIVETDVHSGIINMEIIDAVYRAAGLRPRGV, from the coding sequence ATGAACAAGCGTTTGAGAGTGGGCATTCTTGGCGCCGCGCACATCAATAAAGTCGCGATCCTCGACGCAGCAGCTGGCGCGCCTGGCTTTGTCCCAACTGCAATCGCCTCACGCTCACTCGACAAAGCTCAGGCCTACGCCGCGGAGCATGGCATCGCGCACGCGTTCGGCGATTATCACGCGGCGATCGCCTCTCACGATGTCGACGCAATCTACATCCCGCTGCCGAACTCGCAGCACGTCGAATGGTCGATCGCCGCCCTTGAGGCGGGTAAACCGGTGCTCTGCGAAAAGCCGTTGGCTATGAACGCGGACGAAGCGCGCACATTGCGCGACACCGTCGATCGCACCGGCGGCGTCTTCGTTGAGGCCTTCCATTATCGCTATCACACATTCATTCGGCGCATAAAGCAGCTGATCGACGCCGGCGCCATTGGTGACCTAAAAAGCCTTTCGATCATTGGCCACGTGCCAGGCGCGCGAATGAAGGCCGACAACATTCGCCGCAACGCCGCACTTGGCGGCGGTGTCACGATGGATTTGGGCGTCTACGCTATCGACGCCATGCGGTACCTCGTCGGCGAAACGCCACGCGTGGTGTCCGCGAAGGCCGAACTTTCATTGCCCGAAATCGACGGCGCCATGCATGCCGAGCTCGCATTTCCAAACGGTGTGACGGCTGACTTCCACGTCTCGCACATCTCGCCTCACCCCGAGACCGAGTCCGCCATCAGCATCGTCGGCTCAGAAGGTGCGATCCATGCGACGCGGCCGTATCTTCCCCACAATAGCGGCGAATTGCGCCTGCAAACCGCGAAGATGGAATTGCTCGAACACGCGGACGCCATGACGACCTACATGTTTCAGGCACGCGCCTTTATCGAGCACGCCGCCCGCGAACGTATCGTGGAGACCGACGTCCATTCCGGCATCATCAACATGGAAATTATTGACGCCGTGTATCGCGCGGCCGGCCTTCGTCCGCGCGGCGTATAA
- a CDS encoding beta-lactamase class C and other penicillin binding proteins gives MNAKEAKEAKEAKEAKEAKEAKEAKEAKEAKEAMEVRRVDVLRAFVGTALFGGASACATRDDAEHSAGFAADGLHALDAEMAAVVARGEVRGITTLLLHNGREVASQCVGERNAVTRAPMTRDTIFRIYSMSKPITAVAMMMLYEQGRWRLDDPITDYLPEMHALRVARTADADGAPMFEGVNRTPTMRELMTHTAGFAYGMPDGRIANTLFRRANIPGSADMDDFVRRVAALPLLEQPGVEWVYSVAVDLQGAIIQRLSGQALGAYMRDRIFAPLGMRDTGFVVPAQDLDRVADIYDTDHQTGALIRTSPQANGFGSSQDYSQQPHVESGGGGLVSTIDDYARFAQMILNGGVFDGVRILRAETVALMSVNHLDAAVLNNSDAAGRGFGPSRGFGLGFMVETYPQSAGRPEGRGTLSWTGAAGTWFWADPANKIVFVGMVQRMDDPTRHARYLASRRLVYAALAQ, from the coding sequence TTGAATGCGAAGGAAGCGAAGGAAGCGAAGGAAGCGAAGGAAGCGAAGGAAGCGAAGGAAGCGAAGGAAGCGAAGGAAGCGAAGGAAGCGAAGGAAGCGATGGAAGTTCGCCGCGTCGATGTTTTGCGTGCATTCGTCGGGACGGCGCTGTTCGGCGGCGCGAGTGCATGCGCAACGCGCGACGACGCCGAGCATTCTGCTGGATTCGCCGCCGACGGCTTGCACGCGCTCGATGCGGAGATGGCCGCGGTGGTGGCGCGGGGCGAGGTGAGAGGCATCACGACACTGCTGCTTCACAATGGTCGCGAGGTAGCGTCGCAATGTGTCGGTGAGCGGAACGCAGTCACGCGTGCGCCAATGACGCGTGACACGATTTTCCGCATCTATTCGATGTCCAAGCCAATCACCGCAGTTGCGATGATGATGCTTTATGAGCAGGGCAGGTGGCGGCTTGACGACCCGATCACGGATTATCTGCCCGAGATGCACGCCCTGCGCGTCGCCAGAACTGCAGATGCCGATGGCGCACCGATGTTTGAAGGCGTGAACCGCACGCCCACTATGCGGGAATTGATGACGCACACGGCTGGTTTTGCTTACGGCATGCCTGATGGCCGGATCGCCAATACGCTTTTCCGCCGGGCGAACATACCGGGGTCGGCGGACATGGATGATTTCGTGCGCAGGGTTGCGGCGTTGCCTTTGCTGGAGCAGCCCGGCGTCGAGTGGGTGTATTCGGTGGCGGTCGATCTGCAAGGCGCGATCATTCAGCGCCTGTCGGGGCAAGCACTTGGCGCGTACATGCGTGACCGCATTTTTGCGCCGCTCGGCATGCGCGACACCGGCTTTGTTGTGCCGGCGCAAGATCTCGATCGTGTGGCGGATATCTACGACACCGATCACCAAACCGGCGCGCTCATTCGCACCTCGCCGCAAGCAAATGGCTTCGGTTCCAGTCAAGATTATAGCCAACAGCCACACGTGGAATCTGGCGGCGGCGGCCTTGTGTCGACCATCGACGATTACGCGCGCTTCGCGCAGATGATCTTGAACGGAGGCGTGTTCGATGGCGTTCGCATTCTGCGCGCGGAAACCGTCGCGCTGATGAGCGTCAATCACCTCGATGCTGCGGTGCTCAACAATTCCGACGCTGCGGGTCGCGGCTTTGGCCCTTCGCGCGGCTTTGGCTTGGGCTTTATGGTCGAGACTTATCCGCAAAGCGCGGGCAGGCCGGAGGGGCGCGGGACGCTAAGTTGGACCGGCGCGGCCGGCACTTGGTTCTGGGCCGATCCCGCGAACAAGATTGTGTTCGTTGGCATGGTGCAGCGTATGGATGATCCCACGCGGCACGCGCGCTATCTCGCTTCGAGGCGTTTGGTGTATGCTGCGCTGGCTCAATAG
- a CDS encoding transcriptional regulator of GntR family produces the protein MKRSAKIVRLQPPAGSPHSVRVPKAAELIADALRQRIAQGDLQEGDALPSEADLIVDFSVSRASLREALRILETEGLIEVKRGAQGGARIRLPREDNAAKSLGLLLQVRGATLKDMFDARLILEPPLMNQLAQNRTEDDLAVIRAHLERERKIVDNSKLFAPAAAEFHRILVSRAGNIALAIIVGMLDELYLRHLNQFISSGRRDLPTLNNHSYTNHSQLLDALVARDGPGAEVIWRYHMQNARKIILEELGESSPLSLY, from the coding sequence GTGAAGCGATCCGCAAAAATCGTGCGACTGCAACCGCCAGCGGGCTCACCGCACAGCGTACGTGTGCCGAAAGCCGCCGAATTGATCGCCGACGCGCTTCGTCAGCGCATTGCACAAGGCGATTTGCAGGAGGGCGACGCGTTACCGTCGGAAGCCGATCTGATCGTCGATTTCAGTGTGTCGCGCGCGTCATTGCGTGAGGCGTTGCGCATTCTCGAAACGGAAGGGCTGATCGAGGTTAAGCGTGGCGCACAAGGCGGCGCCCGCATCCGATTGCCGCGAGAAGATAACGCCGCGAAATCTCTCGGCCTATTGCTGCAGGTCCGCGGCGCCACACTGAAAGACATGTTCGACGCGCGCCTCATACTCGAGCCGCCGCTGATGAATCAGCTCGCGCAGAATCGCACGGAAGATGATCTCGCCGTTATCCGCGCGCATTTGGAACGCGAACGCAAAATCGTCGATAACTCGAAGCTGTTCGCGCCGGCGGCGGCCGAGTTTCACCGCATTTTGGTCAGTCGTGCAGGCAACATCGCGCTCGCCATCATTGTCGGCATGCTCGATGAACTTTATTTGCGCCATCTCAATCAGTTCATTTCCAGCGGCCGTCGCGATTTGCCGACACTGAACAACCATTCTTACACAAATCACTCGCAATTGCTGGACGCGCTGGTTGCGCGCGATGGCCCGGGCGCGGAGGTGATCTGGCGCTATCACATGCAAAACGCCCGCAAGATCATTCTCGAGGAACTCGGCGAAAGCTCCCCGCTTTCGCTCTATTGA
- a CDS encoding permeases of the major facilitator superfamily → MQSSTIDKAGPRAWYAVGLLGALYIVAFLDRVILALLVEPIREQFNVSDTQISLLIGFNFALFYALVGIPMGRLADRVNRRNLIILTSIVWASCTFFSGMASAFWVLCLLRIGVAIGEAALSPSVISMIGDLFPQSQRGRATSIYMALGALGATGGYMLGGQMVGAIGDVESLMLPVVGSVQPWQAVFFAAAAPAAVLTLLIVLTLEEPKRIQHSSEDSHAISGAWLHRQWRPLLLLFLAGAIGQIIVRGLVAWTPSYLHREFDWAISDAGISMGLITMICGVGGMVIVPALTEAWLRSGKADAPPLVLTAGMASGAVFTLIAAFAPTADLFLTALGATMFVTMGTGVLIMVSIQLYAPAQTRGEFMAVCLLLTALIADGIGPSVVPVAAGLIGGEEAPLNLGFAVAAIAGPLGCIFALMARPGLMTMGSKSAVPPHAASPASAD, encoded by the coding sequence ATGCAGTCGAGCACAATCGATAAGGCGGGCCCGCGCGCCTGGTACGCCGTGGGCCTACTTGGCGCACTTTATATCGTAGCGTTTCTCGACCGCGTAATTCTCGCACTGCTCGTCGAGCCCATTCGCGAGCAATTCAACGTCTCCGACACGCAAATCAGTTTGCTCATCGGATTCAATTTCGCGCTCTTCTACGCGTTGGTTGGTATCCCGATGGGCCGCCTCGCGGACCGTGTAAACCGCCGCAATCTGATCATCCTGACGTCGATCGTTTGGGCCTCATGCACGTTCTTCTCCGGCATGGCGTCGGCGTTCTGGGTTCTATGTCTGCTGCGCATCGGCGTCGCCATCGGCGAAGCCGCATTGAGCCCAAGCGTTATTTCCATGATTGGCGACCTCTTCCCGCAATCACAGCGCGGCCGGGCGACAAGCATTTACATGGCGCTGGGCGCGCTAGGCGCGACGGGCGGCTACATGCTCGGCGGGCAAATGGTCGGCGCAATCGGCGATGTTGAATCGCTAATGCTGCCAGTCGTTGGCAGTGTGCAGCCTTGGCAGGCCGTGTTCTTTGCCGCCGCCGCACCTGCCGCCGTGCTCACGCTTCTTATCGTACTCACGCTCGAAGAGCCGAAGCGGATTCAGCATAGTTCCGAGGATTCCCACGCCATTTCTGGCGCATGGCTGCACCGCCAATGGCGCCCGCTCCTGTTGCTTTTTCTCGCTGGCGCGATCGGCCAAATCATCGTTCGCGGTCTCGTTGCCTGGACGCCATCTTATCTACACCGCGAGTTCGATTGGGCGATCAGCGACGCCGGCATTTCCATGGGCCTCATCACCATGATATGCGGCGTAGGCGGCATGGTAATCGTACCGGCGCTAACCGAAGCCTGGTTGCGTTCGGGCAAAGCAGATGCGCCGCCTCTAGTTCTCACCGCCGGCATGGCGAGCGGCGCGGTTTTCACCTTGATCGCTGCATTCGCTCCAACGGCAGACCTTTTTCTCACAGCACTTGGCGCGACAATGTTTGTGACCATGGGCACGGGCGTGTTGATCATGGTGTCCATTCAACTCTACGCGCCGGCACAGACGCGCGGTGAGTTCATGGCCGTGTGTTTGCTCCTGACAGCACTCATCGCCGACGGCATTGGCCCCAGCGTTGTACCCGTCGCGGCCGGACTCATCGGCGGCGAAGAGGCGCCGCTGAACCTTGGCTTTGCAGTCGCCGCGATCGCTGGACCATTGGGCTGCATCTTCGCGTTGATGGCGCGCCCGGGGTTGATGACGATGGGTTCCAAGTCCGCCGTGCCGCCGCATGCAGCGTCACCGGCCTCCGCGGATTAG
- a CDS encoding hypothetical protein (outer membrane receptor proteins, mostly Fe transport) translates to MENGRHRGLLAAALLGSAAAFLGPAPLAMAQDAEEQAANTDDIVVTAQRREQSIQDVPISIAAMSAERIEDSGLTNFANLEQSISGLTTVANGDARAARIGIRGVTTAQENGKQSSVGVYVDGVFMSRVGMSFADLPDVERIEVLRGPQGTLFGMNTAAGLIHMITARPDLDEFGGHVETVIGNYDRIEARGSITGPIVPGRLGFSLGATSTNRGGIIYNSTLGRDVDDLDRWGIRGKLLYDGDDVSALFIADYQEEDSNCCVKVLSHLRPPATFSGFGSVTALAPPGFPFARVAVTNVPNYNRPEGGGLSAEVTWDLDGGYTLTSLSAWRTWSIFHQDDPDGLPIDGITGFRIWQDHDQISQEVRLASPVDGMFSWQVGLFYFDRNSTSDDYITYPSTLRGLGQDGTNINNFEIEAQTLAAFGHVTWNLTDRLSATGGVRYTNETQDAHAVQVSNNLANPSFNRTASLDEGATTWNVSAEYDISDDIMIYAAAGHGFKPGGFDMNRTAAFTTFTFEEETNTNIEAGVRSVLFDNRLLLNATVFNTNFENFQTLAFDGLRFFNTNAPEFETRGLEIETTLHPTDNLTLRGSATFINTEYISFPNGPCPQGVAGSCNLTGRKLYQAPDTTWAVSAQYEHELTEAWNWFALGEYNYRSGAYSGASLDPYLHQNGFGLANFRLGVESDEGLRLEAWVRNAFNEDYMNFEFNSPLLTGGYAGFVGEPQMYGVRIRKEF, encoded by the coding sequence ATGGAGAATGGGCGTCATCGCGGCCTATTGGCCGCGGCTTTGCTGGGCAGCGCTGCTGCTTTTCTGGGACCGGCGCCGCTTGCCATGGCTCAAGACGCCGAGGAGCAAGCGGCCAATACAGACGATATCGTCGTCACCGCGCAACGGCGCGAACAGAGCATTCAAGATGTCCCGATTTCGATCGCCGCCATGTCGGCTGAGCGGATCGAGGATTCTGGTCTCACAAACTTCGCCAATCTCGAGCAGTCGATCTCCGGCCTTACCACAGTTGCAAATGGCGACGCCCGCGCGGCGCGTATTGGTATTCGCGGCGTCACAACTGCGCAGGAGAACGGTAAGCAATCGTCGGTTGGCGTCTATGTCGACGGCGTGTTCATGTCGCGCGTCGGCATGTCGTTCGCCGATCTGCCCGATGTTGAGCGCATCGAAGTGCTGCGCGGCCCGCAAGGCACGCTGTTCGGCATGAATACGGCCGCGGGCTTGATCCACATGATCACAGCGCGTCCTGACCTCGACGAATTCGGCGGCCACGTTGAAACGGTGATCGGCAATTACGATCGCATCGAGGCCCGCGGCTCTATAACAGGGCCGATCGTGCCTGGTAGGCTGGGCTTCAGCCTAGGGGCGACGTCCACGAACCGTGGCGGCATTATCTACAACAGCACGCTGGGCAGGGACGTTGACGATCTTGATCGCTGGGGCATCCGCGGCAAGCTTTTGTACGATGGCGACGATGTCAGCGCGCTTTTCATTGCTGATTATCAAGAAGAAGATTCCAATTGCTGCGTGAAGGTGCTTTCGCACCTGCGCCCGCCCGCGACTTTCTCTGGCTTCGGTAGCGTCACCGCCTTGGCGCCTCCGGGCTTCCCATTCGCGCGCGTCGCCGTCACCAACGTGCCGAACTACAACCGCCCAGAAGGCGGCGGGTTGTCGGCCGAGGTGACGTGGGATCTGGACGGAGGCTACACGCTGACCTCGCTTTCGGCTTGGCGCACGTGGAGCATCTTCCACCAAGACGATCCAGACGGCCTGCCGATCGACGGCATCACCGGCTTCCGCATTTGGCAAGATCACGACCAGATCAGCCAGGAAGTGCGCTTGGCGTCGCCAGTTGACGGCATGTTCTCCTGGCAAGTCGGCCTTTTCTATTTCGATCGCAATTCGACCTCGGACGATTACATCACCTATCCGAGCACGCTTCGTGGGCTCGGTCAGGACGGCACCAACATCAACAATTTCGAGATCGAGGCGCAGACGCTCGCCGCGTTCGGCCACGTGACCTGGAATCTGACCGACCGGCTCTCGGCGACCGGCGGCGTGCGCTACACAAACGAAACGCAAGACGCGCACGCGGTGCAGGTCTCCAACAATTTGGCGAACCCGAGCTTCAACCGCACGGCCTCGCTGGACGAAGGCGCCACCACCTGGAACGTGAGCGCGGAGTACGACATCTCCGACGACATCATGATCTACGCTGCGGCGGGGCACGGCTTTAAGCCGGGCGGATTTGACATGAACCGCACCGCGGCGTTCACGACGTTCACCTTCGAAGAGGAAACCAACACCAACATCGAAGCCGGCGTCCGCTCGGTGTTGTTCGACAATCGGTTGTTGCTAAACGCGACGGTTTTCAACACGAACTTTGAGAACTTTCAGACCCTCGCTTTCGACGGCCTGCGCTTCTTCAACACCAACGCGCCGGAATTCGAAACACGGGGCCTTGAAATCGAAACCACGTTGCATCCGACCGACAATCTGACGCTGCGCGGTTCGGCCACGTTCATCAACACCGAGTACATCTCGTTCCCGAACGGGCCGTGCCCGCAAGGCGTGGCTGGTTCGTGCAACCTGACTGGGCGCAAGCTCTATCAAGCGCCGGACACCACATGGGCGGTCTCTGCGCAGTACGAACACGAACTCACCGAAGCATGGAATTGGTTCGCTCTCGGCGAATACAATTATCGTTCAGGCGCGTATTCAGGCGCCTCGCTCGATCCCTATCTTCACCAAAACGGCTTCGGCCTCGCCAACTTCCGCCTAGGCGTGGAGAGCGACGAGGGATTGAGGCTCGAAGCTTGGGTCCGCAATGCCTTCAACGAAGACTACATGAACTTCGAATTCAACTCGCCGCTGCTGACGGGTGGCTACGCCGGTTTCGTTGGCGAGCCTCAGATGTATGGCGTGCGCATCCGCAAGGAGTTTTGA
- a CDS encoding short-chain-acyl-CoA dehydrogenase translates to MRVNTPADIASIDLDKAWRTLAEAGLLAMRARDGGAPMSSGVDVMFAVEELGAALAPAPLVGALLATELFTLADAPAALIDTLTNGEARYAIALSRQLDGLADASALAGVVCFGAEGANAALALKRDGEARYLVVLPLANARVLDGADPTRRLSAFTEAPVGEVVGTALSQDALDRWTALALALVCADMVGAMRQGLKEAVEYAKTRIQYDVPIGSFQAVQHMLAEMLVQTEAAASVTRYAAWSVDALGVAESLLAARTAKAYCGAATQVLSETLMQSYGGIGQTWEHVAHLRARRALFDRALFGDESHQLLRIADARMGRA, encoded by the coding sequence ATGCGCGTAAATACCCCCGCCGACATCGCAAGCATAGATTTGGATAAGGCTTGGCGAACGCTGGCGGAGGCCGGATTGTTGGCCATGCGCGCGCGGGACGGCGGCGCGCCGATGAGTTCCGGCGTCGACGTTATGTTCGCGGTGGAAGAACTGGGTGCGGCCCTCGCGCCGGCGCCTCTCGTCGGCGCCCTCTTGGCGACTGAACTTTTTACGTTGGCGGATGCGCCGGCTGCTTTGATCGACACCTTGACCAATGGTGAGGCGCGCTACGCCATTGCGTTGTCGCGACAACTGGATGGCCTGGCCGACGCAAGCGCGTTGGCGGGTGTAGTGTGTTTCGGTGCTGAAGGCGCGAATGCGGCGCTTGCGCTCAAGCGCGATGGTGAAGCGCGATATCTGGTTGTCCTGCCGCTGGCGAACGCGCGCGTTCTAGACGGCGCCGACCCAACGCGCCGTTTGAGCGCGTTCACTGAAGCCCCGGTCGGTGAGGTTGTCGGTACGGCGTTGTCGCAGGACGCGCTCGATCGTTGGACGGCGCTCGCCTTGGCGCTGGTGTGTGCCGACATGGTCGGGGCGATGCGGCAGGGCCTTAAAGAAGCCGTCGAATACGCGAAGACGCGCATTCAGTATGACGTGCCGATTGGCTCGTTCCAGGCAGTGCAGCACATGCTGGCTGAAATGCTGGTGCAAACGGAGGCCGCGGCGAGCGTAACACGCTACGCCGCTTGGAGTGTCGATGCGTTGGGGGTGGCCGAGAGCCTTCTCGCGGCGCGCACCGCGAAAGCCTATTGCGGCGCCGCTACGCAGGTCTTGAGCGAAACGCTCATGCAATCCTATGGCGGCATTGGCCAAACGTGGGAGCATGTCGCGCATCTGCGCGCGCGCCGCGCTTTGTTCGATCGCGCGCTGTTTGGCGATGAATCGCATCAATTGCTGCGGATCGCAGATGCGCGCATGGGGCGCGCCTGA
- a CDS encoding butyryl-CoA dehydrogenase has protein sequence MDYRENTDELAFRQRVRAWVTDNAPRNWRAETKTEEQMGALLRAWHRKLFEGGLVGLSWPTEFGGQGLTPTYEAILNDELGAADTPRVSFHAYLGRAIFTYGTQAQKQHFLPAMLRGDMQWCQGFSEPGAGSDLAGLRTYAELRGDKYVVNGQKMWTSGAQHADWCVMLVRTNRDVPKHKGISCLLTPTNVPGITIRPIKISDGSPETCEMFFDDVEIPVENRIGDEGAGWRIAMTVLSYERGPADIGFIATLKSTLRRLEGLAEETGRANDPEIRKAIARAYVVGEALRLNVMEQLSQRVAGKPPGPDGSVARLLLTQAEQTVRRLELELTGADALTGRDESDAFGAYLRSRTISIFGGTSEIQKNILANQVLGLPKA, from the coding sequence ATGGACTACCGCGAGAACACAGACGAGCTTGCCTTCCGCCAACGTGTGCGTGCGTGGGTCACCGACAACGCGCCTAGAAATTGGCGCGCGGAGACCAAAACAGAAGAGCAGATGGGCGCATTGCTGCGGGCCTGGCACCGCAAACTGTTCGAGGGCGGCTTGGTCGGTCTCTCGTGGCCGACGGAGTTTGGCGGCCAAGGGCTCACGCCAACTTACGAGGCGATCTTGAACGACGAACTCGGCGCCGCTGATACGCCGCGCGTGTCGTTTCACGCTTATCTCGGTCGCGCGATCTTCACGTACGGCACGCAAGCGCAAAAGCAGCATTTTCTGCCGGCGATGCTGCGCGGCGACATGCAATGGTGCCAAGGGTTCTCCGAACCTGGTGCTGGTTCGGACTTGGCCGGACTGCGAACCTACGCAGAGCTGCGTGGCGACAAATATGTCGTGAACGGTCAGAAGATGTGGACCAGCGGCGCGCAGCACGCGGACTGGTGCGTGATGCTGGTGCGCACCAATCGCGACGTGCCCAAGCACAAGGGCATCTCGTGTCTGCTCACGCCCACGAATGTACCTGGCATCACCATTCGTCCGATCAAGATCTCCGACGGCTCACCTGAGACCTGCGAGATGTTCTTCGACGACGTGGAAATTCCAGTCGAGAATCGCATCGGCGATGAGGGCGCGGGCTGGCGCATCGCTATGACCGTGCTTTCTTATGAGCGCGGGCCGGCGGACATCGGCTTCATCGCAACGCTGAAGTCGACGTTGCGTCGCCTTGAAGGGCTCGCGGAAGAAACGGGTCGCGCGAACGACCCGGAGATCCGTAAGGCAATTGCGCGCGCGTATGTCGTCGGTGAAGCACTGCGACTCAACGTGATGGAGCAATTGTCACAGCGCGTCGCCGGCAAACCGCCAGGGCCGGACGGCTCGGTTGCGCGCCTGTTGTTGACGCAAGCAGAGCAAACCGTTCGCCGCCTTGAACTCGAGCTGACCGGCGCCGACGCCTTGACGGGGCGCGATGAGAGCGACGCGTTCGGCGCATATTTGCGCTCGCGTACGATCAGCATTTTCGGCGGCACGTCTGAGATTCAGAAAAACATCCTGGCCAACCAAGTGCTCGGTTTGCCAAAGGCCTGA